In Deltaproteobacteria bacterium, a single window of DNA contains:
- a CDS encoding tetratricopeptide repeat protein yields the protein MILNRTATSVKSFKEGPEHGSGPAYGPAADLAVLIAVTAYLLSYFTPELLLLPVVATGGDMASHYQTAAYLKDVLLPQGRISGWFPGNFAGFPLLQYYFPLPFLAMMVFCAALPLEAAFKAGTALGTFLLPFCAYALLRLIRRPFPEPAAGAALSLVFLFMGGNSMWGGNVASTMAGEFCYSLGFSLAVLWLGLVWRTVETGRGVVLCALVLALTGLAHAYALLYAASATAVFLLSPKRFSRNVAILIKIHALAFCFMGFWILPLLANLADTTRFNILWLFFSWKQVFDEVFPPSIRPFVISGLAFFVLAGGLALGRRRKARKVGETGDAPAGNAPPAAPFLAFLAFWGLLLYFLGYRARVVDVRFLPFFQFFLILAPVLFFRFLKGPRLAALFALGAVVAGIFLWTDSHEKFVRSWIKGNYQGFQAAPLWPAYSGVNRYLKGDAKSPRAAYEHSMIHHRAGTVRAFESMPYFSGRSTLEGVYIQASLTVPFIFYLQSEISEKPSTPIPDYNYSRFNLDRGAEHLRLFNASYLVSAEDRTADALERHPDFTRVDQEGPYGIYKVAGATGRYVEPLVHRPVLLSPENFRVRAYRWFRMGDLSVIPVFAEDVGEAVKGSFVTGFSGDPARLPALLSAPGDFSALTESVQNERVIIRNAVPGRPLLVKISHHRGWLAKGALGPWLAGPGFMLVIPESKTVELVYGPTAADRWGLVLSILAALVSLLAWRGFLDGLGAAFDRHAWKAALPLIVVILAASVFFLFPLAPEYPAKPFNRAITLFTGGDLEGAKKEFAGVLSRHPQTLISDEAAYHYAMCWYRQEKWAETIKALDKAMAEYPESRRDAEMLYHRGLCLMKLGRATEARTEFIRAMKDFPESVWAGFSRDRLMETPLNSLGRAGEKPESIPEGEKNVRADMDGKEGGS from the coding sequence GCCGTCCTTATCGCCGTCACCGCGTACCTGTTGTCTTACTTCACGCCGGAGCTTCTCCTCCTCCCGGTGGTGGCCACCGGCGGGGACATGGCCTCCCACTACCAGACTGCGGCATATTTAAAGGACGTTCTTCTTCCCCAGGGGAGGATTTCCGGCTGGTTTCCGGGAAATTTCGCGGGCTTTCCCCTTTTGCAGTATTATTTTCCCCTGCCATTTCTGGCCATGATGGTTTTCTGCGCGGCCCTTCCCCTGGAGGCCGCCTTCAAGGCCGGAACCGCCCTGGGAACCTTTCTCCTGCCCTTCTGCGCCTACGCGCTCTTAAGGCTCATAAGGAGGCCCTTTCCCGAACCCGCTGCTGGCGCGGCCCTAAGCCTGGTGTTTCTGTTCATGGGCGGCAACTCCATGTGGGGCGGCAACGTGGCCTCCACCATGGCCGGGGAATTCTGCTACAGCCTGGGCTTTTCCCTGGCCGTCCTGTGGCTTGGGCTTGTGTGGCGCACGGTGGAAACGGGCCGGGGCGTGGTCCTTTGCGCCCTTGTCCTGGCTTTAACCGGCCTCGCCCACGCCTACGCCCTTTTGTACGCGGCCTCCGCCACCGCCGTTTTCCTGCTCAGCCCGAAAAGATTTTCGCGGAACGTGGCCATACTCATCAAAATCCACGCCCTTGCCTTCTGTTTCATGGGATTCTGGATACTGCCCCTTCTGGCCAACCTTGCCGACACCACCCGCTTCAACATCCTGTGGCTCTTCTTTTCCTGGAAGCAGGTTTTTGACGAGGTCTTCCCGCCCTCTATACGTCCCTTCGTCATTTCCGGGCTGGCCTTTTTCGTCCTTGCGGGGGGGCTTGCCCTTGGAAGGCGGCGTAAGGCGCGAAAGGTCGGTGAAACCGGGGACGCGCCCGCCGGAAACGCGCCTCCTGCGGCCCCCTTCCTTGCCTTCCTGGCCTTCTGGGGGCTTTTGCTCTATTTCCTTGGCTACCGGGCACGGGTGGTGGACGTGCGATTCCTGCCCTTTTTCCAGTTCTTCCTGATTCTCGCCCCGGTGCTTTTTTTCCGTTTTCTCAAAGGCCCCAGGCTCGCGGCCCTGTTCGCCCTTGGGGCCGTGGTGGCTGGAATTTTTCTCTGGACCGACAGCCACGAAAAATTCGTCCGCTCGTGGATAAAGGGCAACTACCAGGGCTTCCAGGCCGCGCCCCTGTGGCCAGCCTATTCCGGGGTCAACCGGTATCTGAAAGGCGACGCGAAAAGCCCAAGGGCCGCCTACGAGCACAGCATGATCCATCACAGGGCCGGGACCGTGCGGGCCTTCGAGTCCATGCCCTATTTTTCCGGCAGGAGCACCCTGGAGGGGGTCTACATCCAGGCAAGCCTCACGGTCCCCTTCATTTTCTATCTCCAGAGCGAAATATCCGAAAAGCCCTCCACCCCCATACCCGACTACAACTACAGCCGCTTCAACCTCGACCGGGGGGCGGAGCATTTAAGGCTTTTCAACGCCTCGTACCTGGTCTCGGCGGAAGACAGGACAGCCGACGCCCTGGAGCGCCACCCGGACTTCACCCGCGTTGACCAGGAGGGCCCGTACGGGATTTACAAGGTTGCGGGGGCCACGGGCCGCTACGTGGAGCCCCTTGTCCACCGGCCCGTGCTTCTGTCGCCGGAAAATTTCAGGGTGAGGGCCTACAGGTGGTTCCGCATGGGCGACCTTTCCGTGATCCCGGTCTTTGCGGAGGACGTGGGGGAGGCCGTTAAAGGCTCCTTCGTGACGGGGTTTTCGGGCGACCCGGCGAGGCTTCCGGCGCTTCTTTCGGCCCCTGGGGATTTTTCCGCCCTCACTGAAAGCGTTCAGAACGAACGGGTCATCATACGTAACGCGGTTCCGGGAAGGCCGCTTCTGGTCAAAATCTCCCATCACAGGGGCTGGTTGGCAAAGGGGGCGCTTGGCCCCTGGCTTGCCGGGCCGGGCTTCATGCTGGTGATCCCGGAATCGAAAACAGTGGAGCTGGTCTACGGCCCCACCGCCGCTGACCGCTGGGGGCTGGTCCTCTCCATCCTGGCGGCTCTGGTTTCGCTTCTGGCATGGAGGGGGTTTCTGGACGGCTTGGGGGCCGCCTTCGACCGCCACGCCTGGAAAGCCGCGCTTCCGCTCATAGTTGTGATCCTTGCGGCATCTGTTTTCTTCCTCTTCCCCCTGGCCCCGGAGTACCCGGCCAAGCCCTTCAACAGGGCCATAACCCTTTTCACCGGGGGGGACCTGGAAGGCGCGAAAAAGGAATTCGCCGGGGTCCTTTCGCGCCATCCCCAGACCCTTATCTCTGACGAGGCGGCCTACCACTACGCCATGTGCTGGTACAGGCAGGAGAAGTGGGCGGAAACCATAAAGGCCCTGGACAAGGCCATGGCCGAATACCCGGAAAGCAGAAGGGATGCGGAGATGCTCTACCACCGGGGCCTGTGCCTCATGAAACTGGGGCGGGCAACGGAGGCGAGGACGGAATTCATACGCGCCATGAAGGATTTTCCGGAATCGGTGTGGGCGGGCTTTTCGCGGGACAGGCTCATGGAGACGCCCTTAAACTCCCTTGGGAGAGCCGGAGAAAAGCCGGAATCCATACCGGAAGGTGAAAAGAACGTGCGGGCCGATATGGATGGAAAGGAGGGAGGGTCGTGA
- a CDS encoding pyridoxamine 5'-phosphate oxidase family protein has product MRKAEKEVGLLSDMEDILRRSPVLRLAMIDGDRPYLVPLCFGYRDMALFFHCAREGRKIDILRKNPAVWFEATAKAEILPGNPACRFSVSFESVMGEGVAEILYNEAERRLGLDCIMAHYGASPPFEYDEKSLALTCVVKVRIESMTGKRSKS; this is encoded by the coding sequence GTGAGAAAGGCTGAAAAGGAGGTCGGGCTTTTATCCGACATGGAGGACATCTTAAGAAGGAGCCCGGTCCTAAGGCTCGCCATGATCGACGGAGACCGGCCCTACCTTGTGCCGCTCTGCTTCGGATACCGCGACATGGCCCTTTTCTTCCATTGCGCGCGGGAGGGCAGGAAGATCGACATCCTGCGGAAAAACCCGGCGGTCTGGTTCGAGGCCACGGCCAAGGCGGAGATTCTTCCGGGAAATCCCGCCTGCCGGTTTTCTGTAAGCTTTGAAAGCGTGATGGGGGAAGGAGTCGCGGAAATCCTTTATAACGAGGCGGAAAGGCGCCTGGGTCTCGACTGCATCATGGCCCATTACGGAGCTTCCCCTCCTTTCGAGTACGACGAAAAAAGCCTGGCCCTGACCTGCGTGGTAAAGGTGCGGATAGAAAGCATGACCGGAAAAAGGAGCAAGTCCTGA
- a CDS encoding type II toxin-antitoxin system prevent-host-death family antitoxin codes for MIVTMTDLRHRMGEILSAIERNETVTLTYRGRPKAVISPVNGKASEKKAGESELESIMKHPAFGMWKDRKDMEDVEAYVRNLRKERYHDL; via the coding sequence ATGATAGTCACCATGACCGATCTTCGGCACAGGATGGGCGAGATTTTGAGCGCCATTGAAAGAAACGAGACCGTCACCCTGACTTACAGGGGAAGGCCCAAGGCCGTCATTTCCCCGGTCAACGGAAAGGCCTCCGAAAAAAAAGCGGGGGAAAGCGAGCTTGAGTCCATTATGAAGCATCCCGCCTTCGGAATGTGGAAGGACCGGAAAGACATGGAGGACGTGGAGGCTTATGTTCGGAACCTTCGGAAAGAGCGCTACCATGATCTTTGA
- a CDS encoding type II toxin-antitoxin system VapC family toxin, with product MIFDSDVLIWFFRGNPKAAALVENEGLRSLSVVSYMEVLRGVRDKRELKTILDLLKRFDFDIVPLSESIGTRAASFIEQFTLKSGLTVADALIAATAVHHGQTLCTANQRHFKIIPTLDVAVFRQ from the coding sequence ATGATCTTTGATTCCGATGTCCTCATCTGGTTTTTCAGGGGAAACCCCAAGGCTGCGGCCCTTGTGGAGAACGAGGGCTTGCGGTCCCTGTCAGTGGTGAGCTACATGGAAGTGCTTCGAGGAGTCCGCGACAAGCGCGAGCTGAAAACCATCCTGGACCTTCTGAAGCGGTTCGATTTCGATATCGTTCCGCTTTCGGAGTCCATCGGCACAAGGGCCGCGTCCTTCATCGAGCAGTTCACCTTAAAAAGCGGGCTAACGGTTGCCGACGCCCTCATAGCCGCCACCGCCGTTCACCACGGCCAGACCCTTTGCACCGCCAACCAGAGGCATTTCAAAATCATCCCCACACTGGACGTGGCGGTTTTCAGGCAGTGA
- a CDS encoding tetratricopeptide repeat protein, whose translation MEKKQALSRAGLYAAFILLAGLTAAVYSNTLSAPFIFDDIGNIVQNPGIRGPLLSKNSVIPHPLSGITRRPVAHFTLALNYAAGGLDPSGYHLFNIGVHIIAALFLFGIIRRSLLSPRLSGRFGGRADLLAFFCALLWAMHPLNTQAVTYVIQRCESLMGMFFLGAVYMAVRGFFSERPKKWHAGAVTLFFLGAGVKEVMIATPLFIFLYDVVMTEKRPGEALKKSPGLYSGLALGVVFLVFLAGFGAGRSATGHERTFSALEYLVSQPSAIARYAELSVWPQGLCLDYGWAALPLSKTWPYGLALLALLAATAYALFRRSPVGLPGAWFFLALGPSSSFFPVPDLIFEHRMYLSLAAFTSLFVLGSFRLAGQRGFRMALLACLWAATALALGLSAHHRNRDYATEVGIWADTVQKAPENPRAHANYGMALLNADNPLEAAKALSRSVMLKDDSPGVWYDLGNAWAALKEFEKAKGSYAISLKINPHHPKAWLNLGNVLLKTGDLEKAAQCYKNVLALVPGNEAAKKNLAVALSMMKNGPKQEGAKGGDRKADS comes from the coding sequence ATGGAAAAAAAACAGGCGCTGTCGCGGGCGGGCCTTTACGCGGCCTTCATCCTGCTGGCCGGGCTCACGGCGGCGGTTTACTCCAACACGCTTTCCGCCCCCTTCATTTTCGACGACATCGGCAACATCGTACAAAACCCCGGCATCCGGGGGCCGCTTTTGTCCAAAAACTCCGTCATCCCCCATCCCCTGTCCGGCATAACAAGGCGTCCGGTGGCCCATTTCACCCTGGCCCTTAACTACGCCGCAGGGGGTCTCGACCCTTCGGGCTACCACCTTTTCAACATCGGGGTTCATATAATCGCGGCCCTGTTCCTGTTCGGAATCATAAGAAGAAGCCTTCTCTCGCCAAGGCTTTCCGGGCGCTTCGGCGGGCGGGCCGACCTTCTCGCCTTTTTCTGCGCCCTTTTGTGGGCAATGCATCCTTTGAACACCCAGGCCGTGACCTACGTGATCCAGCGGTGCGAATCGCTCATGGGCATGTTCTTTTTGGGCGCGGTCTATATGGCCGTGCGCGGCTTTTTTTCCGAGCGCCCCAAAAAATGGCACGCCGGGGCCGTCACGCTGTTCTTTCTGGGGGCCGGGGTGAAGGAGGTCATGATCGCAACGCCCCTGTTCATTTTTCTTTACGATGTGGTTATGACGGAAAAAAGGCCGGGGGAGGCCCTGAAGAAATCGCCCGGGCTCTATTCCGGGCTCGCCCTGGGCGTGGTCTTCCTGGTTTTTCTGGCGGGCTTCGGAGCGGGCAGGTCGGCCACGGGCCACGAGCGCACCTTTTCAGCCCTGGAATACCTCGTCTCCCAGCCTTCGGCCATAGCGCGATACGCGGAGCTTTCGGTCTGGCCGCAGGGCCTTTGCCTGGATTACGGCTGGGCCGCCCTGCCCCTTTCAAAAACATGGCCTTACGGGCTGGCCCTCCTGGCCCTCCTGGCCGCAACCGCTTACGCCCTTTTCAGGCGGAGTCCGGTGGGCCTTCCTGGAGCCTGGTTCTTTCTGGCCCTTGGGCCTTCCTCAAGTTTCTTCCCGGTGCCGGACCTCATCTTCGAGCACCGCATGTACCTGTCCCTGGCGGCCTTCACGTCCCTTTTCGTCCTGGGCTCCTTTCGCCTGGCAGGCCAAAGAGGGTTCCGCATGGCTCTCCTCGCCTGCCTGTGGGCCGCAACGGCCCTGGCCCTGGGCCTTTCGGCCCATCACAGGAACCGTGACTACGCCACTGAAGTCGGAATCTGGGCCGACACCGTTCAGAAGGCCCCGGAAAACCCGCGCGCCCACGCCAATTACGGCATGGCCCTCTTAAACGCGGACAACCCCCTTGAGGCGGCCAAGGCCCTGTCCCGCTCGGTGATGCTGAAGGACGACTCCCCCGGAGTGTGGTATGATCTCGGAAACGCCTGGGCGGCGCTAAAGGAATTTGAAAAGGCCAAGGGCTCCTATGCCATCTCCCTGAAAATTAACCCCCACCACCCCAAGGCCTGGCTCAACCTCGGAAACGTGCTTCTTAAAACCGGCGACCTTGAAAAGGCCGCTCAATGCTATAAAAACGTGCTGGCCCTCGTGCCCGGAAACGAGGCCGCCAAAAAAAACCTTGCCGTGGCCCTTTCAATGATGAAAAATGGCCCGAAACAAGAAGGCGCAAAAGGCGGGGACCGGAAGGCGGACAGTTGA
- a CDS encoding radical SAM protein — protein sequence MRVFLIYPPITDRERYSSDIGAAGGRQIPLGVFCLAAAARAAGHTVGVLDAAARELTSSETAKAAAVFRADVVGFSAATVAYLRAFEVAERVRELLPGAVRVLGGPHVSAAPIEAVAGSPFDFGVVGEGEASFCELLDVLSKGGDVSGVHGLSIPKEGGAALTKKRLPVQNLDDLPLPAYDLLGDFALYNPPPCNYKKKPVANVITSRGCPGRCTFCDRSVFGRAVRFRSAESMAAEITLLVRRYGVREIAFVDDTFTLERGRIYRLFEILDARGISFPWTCMSRVNTVDRDFLRFMKEKGLWHVSFGIESGDEAILKKIGKKISLEKARQVVSWCTELKIETKGFFMLGHPGETAESMERTVREALSMDLSDIVATINTPLPGSEQYANAEDYGTLDRSDLARYNMWAPVFVPHGLTAETLVEKHREFYRRFYLRPRIVARYLRSFVSPAGLSRAAALLKAMPFLIKRG from the coding sequence ATGCGCGTTTTTTTGATCTATCCCCCCATAACCGACCGCGAGCGCTACTCCTCCGACATCGGGGCGGCGGGCGGGCGTCAGATTCCCCTGGGCGTCTTCTGCCTGGCTGCGGCGGCGCGGGCCGCCGGGCACACGGTGGGGGTCCTGGACGCGGCGGCAAGGGAGCTTACATCCTCCGAAACCGCAAAGGCGGCAGCCGTTTTCAGGGCCGACGTGGTGGGCTTCTCCGCCGCCACGGTGGCCTATCTGCGGGCCTTTGAGGTGGCGGAGCGGGTGAGGGAGCTTCTTCCGGGGGCGGTTCGGGTGCTGGGCGGGCCGCACGTTTCAGCCGCGCCGATCGAGGCCGTGGCGGGTTCCCCCTTCGATTTCGGAGTCGTTGGCGAGGGCGAGGCGAGCTTCTGCGAGCTTCTGGATGTTCTGTCAAAGGGCGGCGACGTTTCGGGCGTTCACGGGCTCTCGATCCCAAAGGAGGGCGGGGCCGCGCTCACCAAAAAGCGCCTGCCCGTGCAGAACCTGGACGATCTTCCCCTTCCGGCCTACGACCTTCTGGGGGATTTCGCCCTCTACAACCCGCCTCCCTGCAACTACAAGAAAAAGCCCGTGGCCAACGTGATAACGAGCCGGGGCTGCCCGGGGCGTTGCACCTTCTGCGACCGCTCGGTGTTCGGGCGCGCGGTGCGTTTCCGCAGCGCGGAATCAATGGCGGCGGAGATCACCCTCCTGGTGCGCCGCTACGGGGTTCGCGAGATAGCCTTTGTGGACGATACCTTCACCCTCGAAAGGGGCCGCATTTACAGGCTCTTTGAAATCCTGGACGCGCGCGGGATCAGTTTTCCCTGGACCTGCATGAGCCGGGTGAACACCGTTGACCGGGACTTTCTGCGCTTCATGAAGGAAAAGGGGCTCTGGCACGTTTCCTTCGGCATAGAATCCGGGGACGAGGCCATACTCAAAAAGATCGGCAAGAAAATAAGCCTTGAAAAGGCCCGGCAGGTGGTTTCCTGGTGCACGGAGCTTAAAATAGAGACCAAGGGCTTTTTCATGCTGGGGCATCCGGGCGAGACTGCGGAGAGCATGGAGCGCACCGTCCGGGAGGCCCTTTCCATGGACCTCTCGGACATCGTTGCCACCATCAACACGCCCCTTCCCGGAAGCGAGCAGTACGCGAACGCGGAAGACTACGGAACCCTGGACAGGAGCGACCTTGCCCGCTACAACATGTGGGCCCCGGTCTTCGTGCCCCACGGCCTTACGGCTGAAACGCTGGTGGAAAAGCACAGGGAGTTCTACCGGCGATTTTACCTGCGGCCCCGCATAGTGGCCAGATACCTGAGAAGTTTCGTTTCGCCCGCAGGCCTTTCAAGGGCCGCTGCGCTTTTGAAGGCCATGCCCTTTCTCATTAAGCGCGGTTAG
- a CDS encoding glycosyltransferase family 2 protein has protein sequence MAIENRTLAVVIPAFRAEAAINIVIDSVPSCVDHIIVVDDASPDGLSEKVAGLADPRIILLRHGENLGVGGAMITGFRKALELGADLVAKVDADGQMDPALLPAFAKIAVRHNCDYVKANRFGHMDALPSMPKKRLWGSIALTFLTKFASGCWNVFDPQNGYVLITRRMLSRLNLDALDRGYFFENSMLINLNVMRARIAEIYIPARYGNEISSMKLSSILRTFPGKLVRGFFYRVYQKYVFRSVSPFALLFFLGLLLMAWGGIWGGLAWYESAATGQAAATGTVVLGLLPLLLGFASVLQALVLDVADAGECLLFDCDDESLATGPDEDPCEISP, from the coding sequence ATGGCCATCGAAAACAGGACCCTTGCGGTTGTGATCCCGGCGTTCCGGGCGGAAGCCGCCATAAACATCGTGATAGACTCGGTCCCGTCCTGCGTCGACCATATAATAGTGGTGGACGACGCGTCTCCGGACGGGCTTTCCGAGAAGGTGGCCGGTCTCGCCGATCCCCGGATAATCCTTTTGCGCCACGGGGAAAACCTTGGCGTGGGCGGGGCCATGATCACCGGTTTCAGAAAGGCCCTGGAACTTGGGGCTGACCTCGTTGCCAAGGTGGACGCCGACGGCCAGATGGACCCGGCCCTTCTTCCCGCCTTCGCAAAAATCGCCGTAAGGCACAACTGCGACTACGTGAAAGCCAACCGCTTCGGCCACATGGACGCCCTGCCCTCCATGCCCAAAAAGCGCCTTTGGGGCAGCATCGCCCTCACCTTTCTCACAAAGTTCGCCTCCGGCTGCTGGAACGTATTCGACCCGCAGAACGGCTACGTTCTCATCACCCGCAGGATGCTTTCCCGCCTCAACCTGGACGCCCTGGACCGGGGCTACTTTTTCGAAAACTCCATGCTTATTAACCTCAACGTCATGAGGGCGCGCATAGCGGAAATCTACATCCCGGCCCGGTACGGAAACGAAATAAGCTCCATGAAGCTTTCCAGCATCTTGAGGACCTTTCCGGGAAAGCTGGTGCGGGGGTTTTTTTACAGGGTCTACCAGAAATACGTGTTCAGGAGCGTGTCGCCCTTCGCCCTTCTGTTTTTCCTTGGGCTCCTCTTGATGGCCTGGGGGGGAATATGGGGCGGGCTGGCGTGGTACGAGAGCGCGGCCACCGGGCAGGCGGCAGCCACGGGCACTGTGGTTCTGGGCCTTCTGCCGCTCCTCCTGGGTTTCGCCTCGGTCCTCCAGGCCCTGGTGCTGGACGTGGCGGACGCGGGCGAGTGCCTGCTTTTCGACTGTGACGACGAGTCCCTGGCCACGGGGCCTGATGAGGATCCCTGCGAAATAAGCCCGTGA
- a CDS encoding NAD(P)/FAD-dependent oxidoreductase, with protein MADYDVIVVGGGINGLTTAAYLGRAGLKVLVLEARGECGAHCDTTEPGVPGFIHNLHATWIITAMSPAMSDLDLPKFGLEFTSTDIVYGKTFKDGKNALLSQDPMRTMESWGRHSAADLALMERAAGFLLPRIEDIVDTLHSYLFQAPSWENEVAMSKFSEAFYKEAGIDMSYYDLINMNGFEAMDRFFESDHVKTLIESLAWISGMPPIHRTVGSMGTAFLSLLTGPFIPVHFTRGGSHAVTHALVKACTSYGVKILPVCPIKKIIVENGEAKGVVLSEHAVYPNETITARKVISNLTVAPTFLKMIGPDVIGPEMAHRIAKFSYSEQNLFGVYYALNGQPRFASEAYDPGIGKCAMGYFGGENGAELQHFNSSLVSGHIHDEIMANYFIPTLADPSQAPPGCHTSFVWTDVPPCPISWKHGRLDGLKSWDKIKEKMADEVTDTYERYAPGFKDLIVERILYTPLDMQRNNPSAIEGNWVGGSVIPEQFYEKRPVPGVCVGGGSRTFIKNLYLSNSIHPFGTTWLSSGYIAACEAGEDLGVRDQDWWTSKACVWYLENMENIPTNLGVK; from the coding sequence ATGGCGGATTACGATGTCATCGTGGTGGGCGGGGGAATAAACGGCCTCACCACAGCCGCGTACCTTGGCCGGGCGGGTTTGAAGGTCCTGGTGCTGGAAGCGCGCGGTGAATGCGGCGCGCACTGCGACACCACGGAACCCGGAGTTCCGGGCTTCATCCACAACCTGCACGCCACCTGGATCATCACGGCCATGTCCCCGGCCATGAGCGACCTCGACCTTCCCAAGTTCGGGCTGGAGTTCACGTCCACGGACATTGTTTACGGCAAGACCTTCAAGGACGGCAAAAACGCCCTTTTGAGCCAGGACCCAATGAGGACCATGGAAAGCTGGGGAAGGCACTCCGCCGCCGACCTGGCCCTGATGGAAAGGGCCGCCGGGTTCCTGCTTCCCCGCATAGAGGACATCGTGGATACCCTCCACAGCTACCTTTTCCAGGCCCCATCCTGGGAAAACGAGGTGGCCATGTCCAAGTTCTCCGAGGCCTTCTACAAGGAGGCCGGGATCGACATGAGCTACTACGATCTCATCAACATGAACGGGTTCGAGGCCATGGACAGGTTCTTCGAGTCCGATCACGTGAAAACCCTCATCGAGTCTCTGGCCTGGATCAGCGGGATGCCCCCCATACACCGCACTGTGGGCAGCATGGGAACGGCCTTCCTAAGCCTTCTTACGGGCCCCTTCATACCGGTTCACTTCACGCGCGGCGGCTCCCACGCGGTGACCCACGCCTTGGTGAAGGCCTGCACCAGCTACGGGGTGAAAATTCTTCCGGTCTGCCCCATAAAAAAAATCATCGTGGAAAACGGCGAGGCCAAGGGAGTGGTGCTTTCCGAGCACGCGGTCTATCCGAATGAAACCATCACGGCCCGGAAGGTGATTTCAAACCTCACCGTGGCCCCCACCTTCCTTAAAATGATAGGCCCGGACGTCATAGGCCCGGAAATGGCCCACAGGATAGCCAAGTTCAGCTACTCCGAACAGAACCTTTTCGGCGTCTATTACGCCCTAAACGGCCAGCCCAGGTTCGCCTCCGAGGCCTACGATCCGGGAATTGGCAAGTGCGCCATGGGCTACTTCGGCGGCGAAAACGGCGCGGAACTCCAGCATTTCAACTCGTCTTTGGTCTCCGGCCACATACACGACGAGATAATGGCCAACTATTTCATCCCCACCCTTGCCGACCCCTCACAGGCCCCCCCCGGCTGCCACACCAGCTTCGTGTGGACCGACGTTCCGCCCTGCCCGATCTCGTGGAAGCACGGCAGGCTGGACGGCCTGAAATCCTGGGACAAGATAAAGGAGAAGATGGCCGACGAGGTGACCGACACCTACGAGCGCTACGCTCCCGGCTTCAAGGACCTCATCGTCGAACGCATTTTGTACACTCCGCTTGACATGCAGCGCAACAACCCCTCGGCCATAGAGGGCAACTGGGTTGGCGGGAGCGTCATCCCGGAGCAGTTCTACGAAAAAAGGCCGGTTCCGGGCGTATGCGTGGGCGGCGGAAGCCGCACCTTCATCAAGAACCTCTACCTGTCCAACTCCATTCATCCATTCGGGACAACCTGGCTCTCCTCCGGCTACATAGCCGCCTGCGAGGCGGGCGAGGACCTGGGCGTCAGGGACCAGGACTGGTGGACATCCAAGGCCTGCGTTTGGTACCTGGAAAACATGGAGAACATTCCGACCAACCTGGGGGTGAAATAA